A part of Synchiropus splendidus isolate RoL2022-P1 chromosome 19, RoL_Sspl_1.0, whole genome shotgun sequence genomic DNA contains:
- the lgals2a gene encoding lectin, galactoside-binding, soluble, 2a: MPKMMVKNMSFKVGQTLTVTGKPKPDATNFALNIGPDEQDITLHINPRFNAHGDENTVVCNSCQGGSWGQEVREGGFPFKQGEEFQFTITFNPEEFLVTLSDGSTISFPNRMGAEKYAFISFDGEVRITSFEIK, encoded by the exons ATGCCT AAAATGATGGTGAAGAACATGTCCTTCAAGGTCGGCCAGACCTTGACTGTGACGGGAAAACCCAAACCTGATGCCACCAA TTTTGCTCTGAACATCGGCCCAGATGAGCAAGACATCACCCTCCACATTAACCCCCGCTTCAACGCCCACGGAGACGAGAACACAGTGGTGTGCAACTCCTGCCAGGGGGGCAGCTGGGGGCAGGAGGTCAGAGAGGGAGGCTTTCCTTTCAAGCAGGGGGAGGAGTTCCAA TTCACCATCACCTTCAACCCTGAGGAGTTCCTGGTGACCTTATCAGATGGCTCCACGATCAGCTTCCCCAATCGCATGGGTGCAGAGAAGTACGCGTTCATCAGCTTTGATGGAGAAGTTCGCATCACCAGCTTTGAGATTAAATAA
- the gtpbp1 gene encoding GTP-binding protein 1 isoform X2, with translation MASIAAEDHDISAESMALADALAPASIFAPDRVGCGDECYEDGDVINGESEDRAIDFTSKLALVSPNGEQYDSLLNQLRDRMEEGCGETIYVVGMGSDGGDWGLDEKDMEASVATVVSMCEQLDADLIPLRERSEAAGMVRDYLIRRRVGELDFLEVRVAVVGNVDAGKSTLLGVLTHGELDNGRGFARQKLFRHKHEMESGRTSSVGNDILGFDQEGQVVNKPDSHGGSLDWTKICEKSSKVITFIDLAGHEKYLKTTVFGMTGHLPDFCMLMVGSNAGIVGMTKEHLGLALALNVPVFVVVTKIDMCPANILQETLKLLQRLLKSPGCRKIPVLVQNKDDVIVTASNFSSERMCPIFQISNVTGENMDLLKMFLNLLSSRTSYRDDQPAEFQIDDTYSVPGVGTVVSGTTLRGLIRLNDTMLLGPDPLGSFIPIAVKSIHRKRMPVKEVRGGQTASFALKKIKRSSIRKGMVMVSPKLNPQATWEFEAEILVLHHPTTISPRYQAMVHCGSIRQTATILTMNRDCLRTGDKASVHFRFIKTPEYLHCDQRLVFREGRTKAVGTITKLLQSSNNLPSNSKPPQIKMQSTKKATSRKEDGTSSTSDETTPTPQLATLSTTPKSGGGGGRRRGGQRHKGKGQNSTCNSPAVPSTSGI, from the exons ATGGCTTCGATAGCGGCGGAGGACCACGATATAAGCGCAGAGTCGATGGCTCTGGCGGATGCGCTAGCGCCCGCAAGCATATTCGCCCCGGACCGGGTCGGATGTGGGGACGAGTGCTACGAAGACGGGGACGTGATCAATGGCGAGTCCGAGGATCGAGCCATCGACTTCACCAGCAAG CTGGCCCTTGTCAGCCCGAACGGAGAGCAGTATGACTCGCTTCTCAACCAGCTCCGGGACAGAATGGAGGAAGGATGTGGAGAGACCATCTACGTGGTTGGGATGGGTTCAG ATGGAGGCGACTGGGGTTTGGATGAGAAGGACATGGAAGCGTCGGTGGCCACTGTGGTCTCCATGTGTGAGCAACTAGACGCTGATCTGATCCCGCTCCGGGAGCGCAGCGAGGCCGCCGGCATGGTCCGGGACTACCTGATCCGCAGGCGTGTTGGGGAGCTGGACTTCCTGGAAGTCAG GGTGGCAGTCGTAGGGAACGTGGACGCTGGGAAAAGCACCCTGCTGGGAGTCTTGACGCACGGAGAGCTGGACAACGGCAGAGGCTTCGCTCGCCAGAAGCTCTTCAGACACAAACACGAGATGGAGAGCGGCCGGACAAGCAGCGTGGGGAATGACATCCTGGGCTTTGACCAGGAGGGACAG GTGGTGAACAAGCCTGACAGTCACGGTGGAAGCCTGGACTGGACCAAAATCTGTGAGAAGTCCTCCAAAGTCATCACGTTCATAGATCTGGCCGGTCACGAGAAGTACCTTAAGACCACGGTGTTCGGCATGACCGGGCATCTACCGGATTTCTGCATGCTCATG GTCGGTAGTAATGCCGGCATCGTCGGCATGACCAAAGAGCATCTGGGCCTGGCTTTAGCTCTGAATGTGCCTGTTTTTGTAGTGGTCACCAAGATAGACATGTGTCCAGCCAACATCCTGCAAG AGACATTAAAGCTGCTCCAGAGGCTACTGAAGTCTCCTGGCTGTAGGAAGATCCCGGTTCTGGTCCAGAACAAGGACGACGTCATAGTTACCGCCTCAAACTTCAGTTCAGAGAG GATGTGTCCCATCTTTCAAATCTCTAATGTGACTGGTGAGAACATGGACCTGCTGAAGATGTTCCTCAACCTGCTGTCCTCCAGGACGTCCTACAGGGACGACCAGCCTGCAGAGTTTCAGATAGACGACACATACTCAGTTCCC GGCGTCGGCACAGTGGTGTCGGGGACTACGTTACGTGGATTGATACGTCTGAACGACACCATGCTGCTCGGGCCGGACCCTCTCGGGAGCTTCATCCCCATTGCGGTCAAATCCATCCACCGCAAGAGGATGCCGGTGAAGGAAGTTCGAGGAGGACAGACGGCGTCCTTCGCGCTCAAAAAG ATCAAGCGCTCGTCCATACGGAAAGGGATGGTGATGGTGTCGCCGAAGCTGAACCCTCAGGCCACCTGGGAGTTCGAGGCAGAGATTCTGGTCCTCCATCACCCAACAACGATATCGCCGCGATACCAGGCCATGG tgCACTGTGGCAGCATAAGGCAGACGGCCACCATCTTGACCATGAACAGAGACTGTCTGAGGACAGGAGACAAGGCGTCTGTCCACTTCCGCTTCATCAAGACCCCCGAGTACCTGCACTGTGATCAGAGGCTGGTGTTCCGAGAGGGTCGCACCAAGGCGGTCGGGACCATCACCAAg CTTTTGCAATCCTCCAACAACTTACCATCCAACTCTAAACCGCCTCAGATAAAAATGCAATCCACGAAAAAGGCCACCTCCCGAAAAGAAGACGGCACCTCTTCCACTAGCGACGAGACGACGCCGACGCCACAGCTAGCGACGCTGAGTACAACA CCGaagtctggaggaggaggaggacggcgaAGAGGAGGTCAGCGGCACAAAGGCAAAGGCCAAAACAGCACCTGCAACTCTCCGGCAGTCCCATCCACATCAGGAATATGA
- the gtpbp1 gene encoding GTP-binding protein 1 isoform X1, translated as MASIAAEDHDISAESMALADALAPASIFAPDRVGCGDECYEDGDVINGESEDRAIDFTSKLALVSPNGEQYDSLLNQLRDRMEEGCGETIYVVGMGSDGGDWGLDEKDMEASVATVVSMCEQLDADLIPLRERSEAAGMVRDYLIRRRVGELDFLEVRVAVVGNVDAGKSTLLGVLTHGELDNGRGFARQKLFRHKHEMESGRTSSVGNDILGFDQEGQVVNKPDSHGGSLDWTKICEKSSKVITFIDLAGHEKYLKTTVFGMTGHLPDFCMLMVGSNAGIVGMTKEHLGLALALNVPVFVVVTKIDMCPANILQETLKLLQRLLKSPGCRKIPVLVQNKDDVIVTASNFSSERMCPIFQISNVTGENMDLLKMFLNLLSSRTSYRDDQPAEFQIDDTYSVPGVGTVVSGTTLRGLIRLNDTMLLGPDPLGSFIPIAVKSIHRKRMPVKEVRGGQTASFALKKIKRSSIRKGMVMVSPKLNPQATWEFEAEILVLHHPTTISPRYQAMVHCGSIRQTATILTMNRDCLRTGDKASVHFRFIKTPEYLHCDQRLVFREGRTKAVGTITKLLQSSNNLPSNSKPPQIKMQSTKKATSRKEDGTSSTSDETTPTPQLATLSTTGEGEEDPQIKEGNKENKPKSGGGGGRRRGGQRHKGKGQNSTCNSPAVPSTSGI; from the exons ATGGCTTCGATAGCGGCGGAGGACCACGATATAAGCGCAGAGTCGATGGCTCTGGCGGATGCGCTAGCGCCCGCAAGCATATTCGCCCCGGACCGGGTCGGATGTGGGGACGAGTGCTACGAAGACGGGGACGTGATCAATGGCGAGTCCGAGGATCGAGCCATCGACTTCACCAGCAAG CTGGCCCTTGTCAGCCCGAACGGAGAGCAGTATGACTCGCTTCTCAACCAGCTCCGGGACAGAATGGAGGAAGGATGTGGAGAGACCATCTACGTGGTTGGGATGGGTTCAG ATGGAGGCGACTGGGGTTTGGATGAGAAGGACATGGAAGCGTCGGTGGCCACTGTGGTCTCCATGTGTGAGCAACTAGACGCTGATCTGATCCCGCTCCGGGAGCGCAGCGAGGCCGCCGGCATGGTCCGGGACTACCTGATCCGCAGGCGTGTTGGGGAGCTGGACTTCCTGGAAGTCAG GGTGGCAGTCGTAGGGAACGTGGACGCTGGGAAAAGCACCCTGCTGGGAGTCTTGACGCACGGAGAGCTGGACAACGGCAGAGGCTTCGCTCGCCAGAAGCTCTTCAGACACAAACACGAGATGGAGAGCGGCCGGACAAGCAGCGTGGGGAATGACATCCTGGGCTTTGACCAGGAGGGACAG GTGGTGAACAAGCCTGACAGTCACGGTGGAAGCCTGGACTGGACCAAAATCTGTGAGAAGTCCTCCAAAGTCATCACGTTCATAGATCTGGCCGGTCACGAGAAGTACCTTAAGACCACGGTGTTCGGCATGACCGGGCATCTACCGGATTTCTGCATGCTCATG GTCGGTAGTAATGCCGGCATCGTCGGCATGACCAAAGAGCATCTGGGCCTGGCTTTAGCTCTGAATGTGCCTGTTTTTGTAGTGGTCACCAAGATAGACATGTGTCCAGCCAACATCCTGCAAG AGACATTAAAGCTGCTCCAGAGGCTACTGAAGTCTCCTGGCTGTAGGAAGATCCCGGTTCTGGTCCAGAACAAGGACGACGTCATAGTTACCGCCTCAAACTTCAGTTCAGAGAG GATGTGTCCCATCTTTCAAATCTCTAATGTGACTGGTGAGAACATGGACCTGCTGAAGATGTTCCTCAACCTGCTGTCCTCCAGGACGTCCTACAGGGACGACCAGCCTGCAGAGTTTCAGATAGACGACACATACTCAGTTCCC GGCGTCGGCACAGTGGTGTCGGGGACTACGTTACGTGGATTGATACGTCTGAACGACACCATGCTGCTCGGGCCGGACCCTCTCGGGAGCTTCATCCCCATTGCGGTCAAATCCATCCACCGCAAGAGGATGCCGGTGAAGGAAGTTCGAGGAGGACAGACGGCGTCCTTCGCGCTCAAAAAG ATCAAGCGCTCGTCCATACGGAAAGGGATGGTGATGGTGTCGCCGAAGCTGAACCCTCAGGCCACCTGGGAGTTCGAGGCAGAGATTCTGGTCCTCCATCACCCAACAACGATATCGCCGCGATACCAGGCCATGG tgCACTGTGGCAGCATAAGGCAGACGGCCACCATCTTGACCATGAACAGAGACTGTCTGAGGACAGGAGACAAGGCGTCTGTCCACTTCCGCTTCATCAAGACCCCCGAGTACCTGCACTGTGATCAGAGGCTGGTGTTCCGAGAGGGTCGCACCAAGGCGGTCGGGACCATCACCAAg CTTTTGCAATCCTCCAACAACTTACCATCCAACTCTAAACCGCCTCAGATAAAAATGCAATCCACGAAAAAGGCCACCTCCCGAAAAGAAGACGGCACCTCTTCCACTAGCGACGAGACGACGCCGACGCCACAGCTAGCGACGCTGAGTACAACA ggggagggagaggaggaccCTCAGATAAAGGAGGGGAACAAAGAGAACAAG CCGaagtctggaggaggaggaggacggcgaAGAGGAGGTCAGCGGCACAAAGGCAAAGGCCAAAACAGCACCTGCAACTCTCCGGCAGTCCCATCCACATCAGGAATATGA